TCGCGCCCGTCGTCCCCGTCATGCCCGTCGTCTCCGTCGCGCCGTACCCCGTGTATGCACCGCCGCCCGTGTATTACGCGCCGCCTCCTCCGGTGTACGCGCCGCCCGTCGTGGTCGGCTACTGGGGGCATCCGCACTATGCCTATCGCGGCTATTACGGCTACTGGCGCTAGGCAGACGGGGGCGCGCCAGAACGGGCGCTCATTTGTTTCTAATTTTCGATCTCTACGATGAACTTCATCGCAAGGCTCATCGAGCCAATAACCCGGAGGGAAACATCATGAAAACGCTGATTCAGACCGCTGCAGTCGCCGTGTTGCTCGCACTGCCCATCGCCTCGTTTGCGCAAACGACGGCACCCGTCTCGCGCGCCGAAGTCGAGGCGCAACTCACACAACTGGAAAGCGCGGGCTACAACCCGATTGGCGACAAGGCGCACTATCCAGCGAACCTCGAAGCTGCCCAGACGCGTCTCGACGCACAGCACACTGACGGATACGGCGGCGTGGCGGACGGCACCTCACAAGGCGGAGCGGCCTTCCATCCTCAGTACGATGTCGGGATGAAGTCGATTTACGTCGGACATTGAAGGGCCGTTGAAGCACCGCCGAACCCGGCGAACAACCCGATACGAAACCGCGGGCGCGCAGAAAATTCTGCGCGCCCGCATCATTGTCTTTGCAACCAGAAGAGTGTGTGGCGCGGTGTAGAATCGGCTCGCGGAAAGGGGCCGCCGCTACCGGCTACAAGGGTCGCGGCACGTCAGCCCTGGCGTTCAATCCCGTTTGCACAACTCTCACCGGACGGCACGCATCAGACCATGTCCATGCCCAAGATCCGCTCCCTCAGAAATCAACTCGTGCTCGCCCTATGTGTGCTGGTGAGCGTCGTCGGCGTGGTGCAGGGCATCAGCTCATGGCAGCTTGCCAAAGCCGGCATGAGCGCGCTGCTCGATCTGCGTCTCGAACAGGTGGCCACGCGCCTGTATCACAGCGGCCTCGCCGATGCGCTGCCCACCACGCCCGCACGCGGCTCGCAGCCGGAGCGCGATGTCTATCTCACGGTCTGGAAGGACGGCATCGATACGCCTTACCGCTCGACCGACCCCTCGCTCCCGCTGCCGCGCGAGGCTGAGCCGGGCTTCACGAATGCGATGGTGAACGGCGAGAACTGGCGCATCTACACGCTGCGCGAGCCGTCGATGGTCGTCCAGGTCGCACAGCGTTCGCGCGTGCGCCAGGACCTCGCGGAAGCGCGCTCGCTGAATACGCTGTGGCCGATGATCGTGCTCGTGCCGCTGGTGTGGATCGCCGTGCTGCTCGTCGTGCGGCGCGCGCTGAGGCGTCTGACGCGGCTCGGCAGACAGGTACAGGCCATCGACATGGCGCATTTCGAGCAATTGTCGACCTCGGGCGTGCCGACCGAGATACGCCCGTTCATCCTGTCGATCAACACGATGATCGAGCGGCTCGAACGGTCCATCGAGAGCGAGCGGAAGTTCATCGCCGACGCCGCACATGAGCTGCGCACGCCGCTCACCGCGCTGCAGTTGCAGGCGGACAACCTGCAGCCGCACATCGCGCCCGGCAACCAGGAGCGCTTCCGCGAACTGCAAAGCGGCATCCGGCGCAGCGGCCGGATGATCGCGCAGCTGCTGCGGCTCGCGCGCGCCGATGCGCCCATGAAGGCGGACACGCTGACGCGCGTCGACGTGTCGGAGGTGGTCGTCGACGCTGTGGCCGAAGTCCTGCCGATCGCGATGCAGCGCGGCATCGACATCGGCGCCGACGAGATGACGAGCGCTTTTGTGCGTGCGAACGACGCCGATATCGGCATTGCGCTGCGCAACCTGGTGAGCAACGCGATCCGCTACACGCCCGATGGCGGCAAGGTCGATCTGAGCATCCAGGTGCGCGACGGGAAGGTGTGGATCGAAGTGGTCGATAACGGGCCGGGCATCGACGAGGCGCTGCTGCCGCGCGTGTTCGACCGGTTTTTCCGGGCCAATGTGCAGATCGAGGGCAGCGGGCTGGGTTTGTCGATCGTGCAGGCTATCGTGAACCGGTACGGCGGCGAGGCGAGCCTGCGCAACCGTACGGATGGGCAATCGGGGATCGTCGCGTCGATCGGTTTTCCGTCGGTGCCGTAAGCGATGCCAGGAGCGCGGTGTCGCTCATTCGTTGCTAATTCTCCGTGCCTAAGATGGGAACTGTTGGAGCAGGCCCCTCTGGTTCTGGCACGGCGATCGGTGCAAGCCAGAATCCTTCGGCCGACTGCGTAGGCAGTCGGCCTTTTTTTGTCGTCGATACCGAACGGTTTAGCCTGTGCAGGCTCGGTTATCATGCGATCTGGCTGGTGCGCGGGAGTGGGGCGCGCCGGCGGCCACGGCCCGGAATCGCAAACCGCCGCCCGCGCGCAGTGCGCAGTGCGCCACGCGGCTGATCGGTCCTTGCGCTGCGGCCAACGACAACGCTTCGTTTGCTGTGGACACGACATCATGCGAGTGCTACTGGTTGAAGACGATCTGCAGATTGGCCAAAGTCTGATGCGCGCGCTGCAGGACGCTGACTACAGCGTCGACTGGGTGCGCGACGGCAATGCGGGCAGCGCGGCCATCGCTGCCGCCGAATATACCGTCGTCCTGCTCGATCTCGGCTTGCCGGGCATGGGCGGCATCGAATTGCTGAGGTCGGCCCGCGCGGCGGGCAATACCGTGCCCGTGCTGATCCTCACGGCGCGCGACGATCTCGAAGCGCGCGTGCAGGGCCTCGACGTCGGCGCCGACGACTACGTGCTCAAACCCTTCGACGTCCCCGAGCTGATGGCGCGCATGCGCGCCGTGTTGCGGCGCAAGGCAGGCTATGCATCGTCGCGTCTCGGCGACGACGCGCTGAACCTCGATCTCGACAAGCGCACGCTGTGCTGCAATGGGGTGTCGTCGGTTTTGTCGGCGCGCGAGTTCGCGCTGATGCTCGCGTTTCTCGAACGGCCCGGCACGATCCTGTCGCGCGACCAGCTGGAGGACAAGCTGTACGGCTGGGGCAAGGAAGTCGAGAGCAATGCCGTCGACGTGCTCATTCACTCGGTGCGCAAGAAGTTCGGACAGTCGGTAATCCGCAATGTACGCGGGCTCGGCTGGACCGTCATGCTCGGCGAAGCGCCTAAAACCTGAGCGCCGCGCGTCCTCATTCTCCCCTCACTCTGCATCGACACAATCTCCTCACCGCACAGCAATCACGCTGAAACGCGCGGCGAGGAGAGAGCGATGAAGAGCATTCCAGAAGTCAAGGTAGTTGTCGAGCGCAACGATGCGTTCAACCACACACCGGCCGCATTCGATATGTACGATCCCAGCACCCGCACGCGGATCGCCGTGCATATCGACTGCATGCCGCAAGGCGCCGCGTGTGCGAACCTGCGTGCGCCCGTCTATGCCGCGCGCGCTTACCGCATGCAGCCTTCGCGGTGCCGCATCGGCGCGCGCGTGCGCTATCCGCGTTGCGCCGGCTGGGGCGACGGTTTTGGTTCGACGCAACGCTGAGGCGCGGCCATGTCGAACCATCCGGCTATCGAAGGCCTCACGGATCGTATGGCCGCGAGCTGGCAGGCGCGTGCCGTTCTGATGGCCATGCCGCTGCTCGTCGGGCAGCGGGCTCGGGCGCGTTGCGCGGCCGCGCCCGATGTCGCGCAGATGCGCGCGCGCTCGCACCGGCTCTCGTTGCCGGGCGCGTGGCTCGCGGCGCTCATCAACCCGCGTTCGCGCAGGGTGCGCGATGAGGGTGTCGACGGGCTCTGGACTTTACCGTCGACCCGACCCGGACCCATCGCGAACGCGATTTTGTACCTGCACGGCGGCGGCTATTACTTTGGATCGTCGGCGACCCATCGCGCGGTGACGACGGCGCTCGCCGCGCATAGCGGCGCGCCCGTGTTCGCGCCCGACTACCGGCTCGCGCCCGAGCATCCGTTTCCCGCCGCGCTCGAGGATGCGTTGCACGCGTACCGCACGCTGATCGCGCGCGGCATCGCGGCGAATTCGATCGTCGTCGCGGGCGACTCGGCGGGCGGCGGGCTGGCGCTCGCGTTGCTGGTCGCGCTGCGCGACGCGGGCGAGGCATTGCCGGCAGGCGCCGTGCTGTTCTCGCCGTGGGCCGATCTGACGACGACATGGCGCGCGGCGCGCGGCACAGGGCCAACGACACGCGTCGCAATGCAGCTTGCCGCGCAGATGTACATCGGCGACGCGAGCGCGTGGGACCCGTATGTGTCGCCGTCGCGCGGTGAACTGCACGATCTGCCGCCCATCCATCTGCAGATCAGCGACACGGAAGCGATGCACGAGGATGCGCTCGCGCTCGCCGCGCGGCTCAATCGCGTGGGCGTGACGGTGCAGGTCGCGCAATGGCATGCGATGCCGCATGCGCTGCCGTGTTTCGCGCCATTCCTGCCCGAGGCGAATCAGGCGCTACGGCAGGCGGCGATGTTCGTCAGGCGCTGCTACGCGACGCGCAAGCGCGAGGCTGCGGCTGCCGCTGCCGCTGCCGCCATTGCGTGAGAACGGGATGGCAAAAGACAAAAAAACGGACGGCATGAGCCGTCCGCGTCAATGGCCAATCCTGAACACTGGCCTCTGGAAAAGCCTCAGCGAAACTCAGGCGCGCGCCGGTTCGACGGGTGCGTGGACGGTGTCGTTGATCGGGAAATGCAGTAGCGCGGCGAACAGTCCCGCCAATGCCGTCGCGGCCCAGATCAACGTGTACGAGCCCGTCGCGTCGAACACGTAGCCGCCGAGCCACGCGCCGAGGAACGAACCCAGCTGGTGGCTGAGAAACACGACGCCGAACAGCGTGCCGAGATGCCGCGTGCCGAAAACCTTGGCGATCAGGCCGCTGGTGAGCGGCACGGTGCCGAGCCATGTCAGGCCCATCACGGCGGCGAACAGCACGACGGAAACCGTCGACTTCGGCAGCAGGAAGAACGCCGCAATCGTCGCCCCGCGAATCAGATACAGCCAGCCGAGCACATGCTGCTGACGGAAGCGCCCGCCAAGCCAGCCGCACGCCCAGCTGCCCGCCATGTTGAACAGGCCGATCAGTGCGAGCGCGGTGGCGCCGAGTCCCATTGGCATGTGGCACAAGGTCAGATAGCCGGGCAGGTGCGTGGCGATGAACGCAAGCTGGAAGCCGCAGGTGAAGAAGCCGAGCGTCAGCAGCCGGTAGCCGCGATGGCGCATGGCGTGTGCGAGCGTTTCACGCAGCGGCGGGACAGTGGCCGCTGCGGTTGATGCAGCCACATGCGGCGCGCCGACTTCCCTGCGACGATCAAGCAAAATGCCGAAGGGCGCGGCGACCAGCATCAGGAAGGCGAGCGCGTAGAGCGACGTCGATATGCCCGACGTTTCGCGCACCAGTTGCGCGAACGGCACCATCAGCACCTGTCCCAGCGAGCCGCCCGCGCTCGCGATGCCCATCGCCATACTGCGCTGCTCGGGCATCGCGGCGCGCCCGACGGCCGTCAGCACGACGCCGAACGTCGTACAGCTCACGCCGATGCCGACCAGCAGCCCAAGCCCTGCAATCAGCGCGATAGCGGACGGCGAACCGGCCGCGAGCGCTAGGCCCGCAGCGAAGGTGGTGGCGCCGAACGCGACGACGGGCGCGGCGCCGTAGCGGTCGGCGGCGGCGCCTGCGAACGGCTGCGCGAAGCCCCACACGAGATTGTGCAGCGCGATCGCAAAGGCCACGAGCGTGACGGGCAGGCCGCGATCGTACGAAAACGGCCCGATGAAGAGACCGAAGGTCTGCCGGATGCCCATGGCCGCGCTGATGATCAGCGCGGCGGCGACGATCACGTAAACGGTCGGGTTTTTAAGGGGTGCTGCGTAAGCGGGTTTGGCTGTCGACATGTTTCGTTTCCTCCTGGCGGCATCCTCGCAGCAGCCAGCAGGCGCGACAAACGAAAAGTTTTCGGCGACAGATGAAGAAAATTCACTCGCAGGGGGAACGGGTCGCTAGTGGGTTGCTAGCGGGTTGCCGTCGTTAAGTGCGTGGCTTCGCCCGTTGAAGCAGCGTCATCGAACGCGTGCGCTTCGTGAAGCAGCCAGCGCTTGAATGCCTGCAGATCGGGCCGCGAGTCCGTGCCTTCCGCGCTGACCAGCCAGTACGCCGTCTTCGCATCGACGGTCGGCGTGCTGGCTTCGACGAGCGTCCCGGCGTCCAGCTCGCGGTTCACCAGGGGCCGTCTGCCGATCGCGACGCCCATGCCCGTCGTGGCCGCTTCGAGCGCCAGCTGGATCGTGTCGAAACGCACGCCGCCCGACGCGTCGATATCGTGGACACCCGCGCCGTCCAGCCACGCCTGCCAGTCTTCGCTCGCGGTATCGACATGAATCAGCGTCGCGCGGCGCAAGTCGACGTTGCCCTGTGCGTCGCGTCGCTCGTCGCGATACGCGGGGCTGCAAACGGGCACGAGCCGCTCGCCGAACAGCCGGCTCCAGTCGCTGCCTGGCACGGGACCACGGCTCAGACGGATGCCGAAGTCGAAGCCGTCGACGGGAAAGCCCACCTGGCGGCGCGAGGTATCAACGGAAACGTCGATGTTCGGCCATTGCGCGCGAAACTCGAACAGGCGCGGCACGAGCCAGCGCATCGCGAGCGTCGGCGCGCAACTCACCGTCACCGTTCGATGCGTGCGGTTGTCGGGCAGCCGCTGCGTGCCGAGCGCGATCAGCGAGAACGCCTCGGCGATGTAGGGGAAATACTGCTCGCCCGCTGGTGTTAGCGACAGCTTGCGCGGCTCGCGCACGAACAGCGCGACCCCAAGCGATTCTTCGAGCGCGACGATGCCGTGGCTGACGGCGCTCGGCGTCACGTTCAGTTCGGCGGCGGCGAGCTTGAAGCTGCCGTGCCGCGCCGCTGCCTCGAAGAATCGCAGCGAGTTCAGCGGGGGCAGGCGAAGCGGCATGGCGCAACCTTTGGGCGTCGTGGGTGAGGGGAAGTGGTTTCGCGTGAGGCAATCGGCGCAGCCTGCATGGCGCGGCTAGAGGCTAGCGGCGCACCATGCGTGCGGTGCGTGCCGCAAGCCGCGAGTGGTTGCGCGAAGGCATGCCGCGCCGTTCGCACGCGCTCAAGGGCAGCACGAGCAGCCGCGATGCCGCATGCCATATCCGCCTTCACTTTCGGATGCGCCGCCCGACGAACCGCCCGACGCGCCGCCGAGCAATGCAGGCGCGCCGACCCGCACGCGTTCCGCGGACGTGCCGCAGCGAGGACAACTGGCCGGTTCGTCGCGTTCGGCGATGCGCCGCGCTGCTTCAAACGTGCCGCATTCGGCGCACTCATAGTCGTACACAGGCATGACTTGTTCCGTTGATGTCAGGACCACGCGCCCGATGCGCGCGATCCGTTTCAGCGCTTGCGCCGGCTGCTGCGCGTACGCTCATGAAACCCATCGGGCTTCGTGCGTACCCAGTTCACGAAAGCTCTGACTTGTTCGTTTTCGAGCAGCCGATCGACCGATGCGTAGGTTGTCGCCAGCTCGCGCTCCGAAAAGAGCGCATGCAACTGCCGATGGCAGATCCGATGCAGCGCGACCGTTTCGCGGCCGCCTTCGGCCTTCGGAACCAGATGATGCTCGTCGCGCTGATCGGCTGGAATCGCGCGGCCACACAACGGACACGCTTCTTCCGCCGGCGGCCGATACCAGGATTCCACTTCACGCTTTGCCATCGATACCCCTGCGGATTCCATCATCCTACCAACTTTCGCGGTGGGAACTGGCACCGTGCGTACGTGCAAGCCGCGATGCTATGCTGGCCTCTCTTCGTCAAAGGAAGGCAAGGGCATGACGATGGTCGATACGCATGCGGAGCCGGGCGCCGGCGTGGGCTCGCGCCCCGATCCCGCTTTGAGCGGGCGCGCCGAATACC
The Paraburkholderia terrae genome window above contains:
- a CDS encoding DUF4148 domain-containing protein, producing MKTLIQTAAVAVLLALPIASFAQTTAPVSRAEVEAQLTQLESAGYNPIGDKAHYPANLEAAQTRLDAQHTDGYGGVADGTSQGGAAFHPQYDVGMKSIYVGH
- a CDS encoding sensor histidine kinase; translated protein: MSMPKIRSLRNQLVLALCVLVSVVGVVQGISSWQLAKAGMSALLDLRLEQVATRLYHSGLADALPTTPARGSQPERDVYLTVWKDGIDTPYRSTDPSLPLPREAEPGFTNAMVNGENWRIYTLREPSMVVQVAQRSRVRQDLAEARSLNTLWPMIVLVPLVWIAVLLVVRRALRRLTRLGRQVQAIDMAHFEQLSTSGVPTEIRPFILSINTMIERLERSIESERKFIADAAHELRTPLTALQLQADNLQPHIAPGNQERFRELQSGIRRSGRMIAQLLRLARADAPMKADTLTRVDVSEVVVDAVAEVLPIAMQRGIDIGADEMTSAFVRANDADIGIALRNLVSNAIRYTPDGGKVDLSIQVRDGKVWIEVVDNGPGIDEALLPRVFDRFFRANVQIEGSGLGLSIVQAIVNRYGGEASLRNRTDGQSGIVASIGFPSVP
- a CDS encoding response regulator transcription factor, whose protein sequence is MRVLLVEDDLQIGQSLMRALQDADYSVDWVRDGNAGSAAIAAAEYTVVLLDLGLPGMGGIELLRSARAAGNTVPVLILTARDDLEARVQGLDVGADDYVLKPFDVPELMARMRAVLRRKAGYASSRLGDDALNLDLDKRTLCCNGVSSVLSAREFALMLAFLERPGTILSRDQLEDKLYGWGKEVESNAVDVLIHSVRKKFGQSVIRNVRGLGWTVMLGEAPKT
- a CDS encoding alpha/beta hydrolase, with the protein product MSNHPAIEGLTDRMAASWQARAVLMAMPLLVGQRARARCAAAPDVAQMRARSHRLSLPGAWLAALINPRSRRVRDEGVDGLWTLPSTRPGPIANAILYLHGGGYYFGSSATHRAVTTALAAHSGAPVFAPDYRLAPEHPFPAALEDALHAYRTLIARGIAANSIVVAGDSAGGGLALALLVALRDAGEALPAGAVLFSPWADLTTTWRAARGTGPTTRVAMQLAAQMYIGDASAWDPYVSPSRGELHDLPPIHLQISDTEAMHEDALALAARLNRVGVTVQVAQWHAMPHALPCFAPFLPEANQALRQAAMFVRRCYATRKREAAAAAAAAAIA
- a CDS encoding MFS transporter; translated protein: MSTAKPAYAAPLKNPTVYVIVAAALIISAAMGIRQTFGLFIGPFSYDRGLPVTLVAFAIALHNLVWGFAQPFAGAAADRYGAAPVVAFGATTFAAGLALAAGSPSAIALIAGLGLLVGIGVSCTTFGVVLTAVGRAAMPEQRSMAMGIASAGGSLGQVLMVPFAQLVRETSGISTSLYALAFLMLVAAPFGILLDRRREVGAPHVAASTAAATVPPLRETLAHAMRHRGYRLLTLGFFTCGFQLAFIATHLPGYLTLCHMPMGLGATALALIGLFNMAGSWACGWLGGRFRQQHVLGWLYLIRGATIAAFFLLPKSTVSVVLFAAVMGLTWLGTVPLTSGLIAKVFGTRHLGTLFGVVFLSHQLGSFLGAWLGGYVFDATGSYTLIWAATALAGLFAALLHFPINDTVHAPVEPARA
- the gcvA gene encoding transcriptional regulator GcvA, which gives rise to MPLRLPPLNSLRFFEAAARHGSFKLAAAELNVTPSAVSHGIVALEESLGVALFVREPRKLSLTPAGEQYFPYIAEAFSLIALGTQRLPDNRTHRTVTVSCAPTLAMRWLVPRLFEFRAQWPNIDVSVDTSRRQVGFPVDGFDFGIRLSRGPVPGSDWSRLFGERLVPVCSPAYRDERRDAQGNVDLRRATLIHVDTASEDWQAWLDGAGVHDIDASGGVRFDTIQLALEAATTGMGVAIGRRPLVNRELDAGTLVEASTPTVDAKTAYWLVSAEGTDSRPDLQAFKRWLLHEAHAFDDAASTGEATHLTTATR
- a CDS encoding FmdB family zinc ribbon protein produces the protein MPVYDYECAECGTFEAARRIAERDEPASCPRCGTSAERVRVGAPALLGGASGGSSGGASESEGGYGMRHRGCSCCP
- a CDS encoding HNH endonuclease, translating into MAKREVESWYRPPAEEACPLCGRAIPADQRDEHHLVPKAEGGRETVALHRICHRQLHALFSERELATTYASVDRLLENEQVRAFVNWVRTKPDGFHERTRSSRRKR